The Onychomys torridus chromosome 4, mOncTor1.1, whole genome shotgun sequence genome includes a window with the following:
- the LOC118582748 gene encoding olfactory receptor 4A5-like encodes MGQNNNVTEFIFMGLTQDPAGQKALFVLFSLIYIVTMLGNLLIAVTVIASPSLDSPMYFFLACLSLLDVFYCNTISPNLIIDLLYNKKTISFKACMVQLFVEHLFGGIEVFLLVFMAYDRYVAICKPLHYLTVMNRQVCIFLLLVAGVGGITHSLIQVLSVYKLPFCGPNVIDHFMCDMNPLLGLACTDTYFLGITVMANGGVICVGIFTFLFVSYVIILNSLQTHSQEGRRKALSTCSSHIMAVVCFFAPCIFIYARPVSNFPIDKYIAVFYTVVSPMLNPLIYTLRNAEMKNSIKKLWCKILTT; translated from the coding sequence ATGGGACAGAATAATAATGTCACAGAATTTATTTTCATGGGACTTACTCAGGATCCTGCTGGGCAAAAAGCcttatttgtcttgttttcacTCATCTACATTGTGACAATGCTGGGAAACCTGCTCATTGCAGTAACAGTGATCGCCAGCCCTTCCTTAGACTCCCCGATGTACTTCTTTCTTGCCTGTCTGTCACTCCTGGATGTTTTTTATTGCAATACCATCTCACCAAATTTGATTAtagatttattatataataaGAAGACTATCTCCTTCAAAGCTTGCATGGTCCAGCTCTTTGTAGAGCACTTATTTGGTGGCATCGAGGTCTTCCTTCTGGTATTCATGGCCTAtgatcgctatgtggccatctgtaagCCACTGCACTATTTGACTGTTATGAACCGGCAGGTTTGCATCTTCCTGTTGCTGGTAGCTGGGGTTGGAGGCATAACACACTCTCTGATTCAAGTTCTGTCTGTGTATAAACTTCCTTTTTGTGGTCCCAATGTCATCGATCACTTTATGTGTGACATGAATCCGTTATTGGGACTTGCATGCACTGACACCTACTTCCTGGGCATTACTGTCATGGCCAATGGTGGAGTAATCTGTGTGGGAATTTtcacctttctctttgtctcctaTGTGATCATCTTAAACTCTCTTCAGACTCATAGTCAGGAAGGGAGACGCAAAGCCCTGTCCACTTGCAGTTCACACATCATGGCAGTTGTCTGCTTTTTTGCTCCCTGTATTTTCATCTATGCCAGGCCAGTTTCCAATTTCCCTATTGATAAATATATTGCTGTGTTTTATACAGTTGTAAGTCCCATGCTGAATCCATTGATATATACCTTGAGAAATGCAGAGATGAAAAATTCTATAAAAAAGCTCTGGTGTAAAATACTAACAACATAA